One Streptomyces sp. RPA4-2 genomic window carries:
- a CDS encoding MFS transporter: protein MRRWRALIILGTAQFLMVLDTSVMNVSISQLVEDFDTEVTAIQAVITLYTLVMAALMITGGKLGDMLGRRKVFGIGLMVYATGSALTAVAPTLWVLILGWSVIEGLGAALVLPALAALVAGTYQGRDRAVAYGVIGGLAGAGIAVGPLVGGWVTTYLTWRLVFAAEVVLVAAILLGMRWIEDQPHRGSRPHLDKVGAVLSSTGLALVVLGVLQSSSWGWLRPRNSPVTVFGFSLTVFVIAAGAFVLWLFRLWERRQEARRHEPLVRFSLFGVPALRAGLATLLSQNLILLGLFFVIPLYLQIVQGLSAFETGLRLLPVSISMLVVSMSGPLLGRIASPRTVVRTALLILIAAILWLLATITPSLNDLSFAWAMALLGTGMGLLASQLGNVVQSSVGESERSEVGGLQYTAQNLGSSLGTALIGSLLIGALVHVFTTRIEGNPEISNAARQQVGVTIEAGVSFVGTDQVRAAAERAGLGKPEADALVAEYAEAQLGSLKAAVLATAGIALASFPSTRHLPTDRLRKTSAA from the coding sequence GTGAGGCGATGGCGGGCTCTGATCATCCTCGGTACCGCCCAGTTCCTGATGGTGCTCGACACCTCGGTCATGAACGTCTCGATCAGCCAGTTGGTCGAGGACTTCGACACCGAGGTCACCGCGATTCAGGCCGTCATCACCCTCTACACCCTGGTCATGGCAGCCCTCATGATCACAGGTGGGAAACTCGGGGACATGCTCGGACGCCGCAAGGTGTTCGGCATCGGACTGATGGTGTACGCCACGGGCTCCGCCCTCACCGCTGTGGCTCCGACCCTGTGGGTGCTCATCCTGGGCTGGTCCGTGATCGAAGGGCTCGGTGCGGCGCTGGTCCTTCCGGCACTTGCCGCCCTCGTGGCCGGGACCTACCAGGGCCGGGACCGGGCCGTCGCCTACGGGGTCATCGGCGGACTTGCCGGAGCCGGCATCGCGGTCGGACCTCTGGTCGGTGGCTGGGTGACCACCTATCTCACCTGGCGTCTGGTCTTCGCCGCCGAGGTTGTGCTGGTGGCGGCCATCCTCTTGGGCATGCGCTGGATCGAGGACCAGCCCCACCGCGGCTCCCGGCCTCACCTCGACAAGGTCGGAGCCGTACTGTCCTCCACCGGCCTGGCCCTGGTGGTGCTGGGCGTCCTGCAAAGCAGCTCCTGGGGCTGGCTGCGCCCCCGCAACTCCCCCGTGACCGTCTTCGGCTTCTCCCTCACCGTCTTCGTCATCGCTGCCGGGGCCTTCGTGCTGTGGCTGTTCCGGTTGTGGGAGCGACGGCAGGAGGCGCGTAGGCATGAGCCCCTCGTACGGTTCTCGCTGTTCGGCGTGCCCGCTCTACGGGCCGGCCTTGCCACGTTGCTCAGTCAGAACCTCATCCTCCTGGGCCTGTTCTTCGTCATCCCTCTGTACCTCCAGATCGTGCAGGGCCTCAGCGCCTTCGAGACCGGGCTGCGGCTGCTACCGGTGTCGATCAGCATGCTCGTGGTCTCCATGAGCGGCCCCCTGCTCGGCCGGATCGCCTCCCCCCGCACGGTGGTCCGTACGGCTCTGCTGATTCTCATCGCGGCGATTCTCTGGCTGCTGGCCACCATCACTCCATCCCTCAATGATCTTTCGTTCGCATGGGCAATGGCCTTGCTCGGCACGGGTATGGGCCTGCTCGCCTCCCAGCTCGGCAACGTCGTCCAATCGAGCGTCGGCGAATCGGAACGCAGCGAGGTCGGCGGTCTCCAGTACACCGCTCAGAACCTGGGGTCCTCCCTCGGAACCGCCCTCATCGGCTCGCTGCTCATCGGGGCACTGGTGCACGTGTTCACTACACGGATCGAAGGCAACCCGGAGATCTCCAACGCGGCACGTCAACAGGTCGGTGTCACCATCGAGGCGGGCGTCAGCTTCGTCGGCACCGACCAGGTACGAGCCGCGGCGGAGCGTGCGGGCCTTGGCAAGCCCGAGGCCGACGCCCTCGTGGCCGAGTACGCCGAGGCACAGCTCGGCAGCCTCAAAGCCGCCGTCCTCGCCACCGCCGGCATCGCGCTCGCCAGCTTCCCGTCCACCCGGCACCTGCCGACAGACCGGCTCCGCAAAACCTCGGCTGCCTGA
- a CDS encoding peptidase inhibitor family I36 protein, translated as MGFWRKSSAALLASVALAAGGAVATAAPASAAQTCPAGNVCLYASTGFNNMGLRTVKTSECFQLASYNLIDGDGIMSYRNNLSVKAVLWHTSSLDQEWVADGTISAGGFSSNTSGNFSDAVLVCTGGRSPYWSEA; from the coding sequence ATGGGATTCTGGCGAAAGAGTTCTGCCGCCTTGCTGGCTTCCGTTGCGTTGGCGGCAGGGGGCGCCGTGGCGACCGCGGCCCCGGCTTCGGCTGCACAGACCTGTCCGGCGGGCAATGTCTGCCTGTACGCCTCCACCGGTTTCAACAACATGGGGCTGCGGACGGTAAAAACCAGCGAGTGCTTCCAGCTCGCCTCTTACAACCTGATCGATGGCGACGGAATCATGTCCTATCGCAATAATCTCTCTGTCAAGGCTGTGCTTTGGCATACCAGCAGCCTGGACCAGGAGTGGGTGGCCGACGGCACGATCAGTGCGGGCGGCTTCAGCAGTAACACGAGCGGTAATTTCTCCGATGCCGTACTCGTGTGCACTGGCGGCCGAAGCCCTTACTGGTCAGAAGCCTAA
- a CDS encoding SHOCT domain-containing protein: MYLIARGKNMGLREAEQAKAKAKQQAFHSYIRETAGTAKPSATDELARLSETKAKGDLTDEEFQRAKEKILH; the protein is encoded by the coding sequence GTGTACCTCATCGCCCGCGGCAAGAACATGGGGCTACGCGAAGCGGAGCAGGCCAAGGCCAAGGCCAAGCAGCAAGCCTTCCACAGCTACATCCGCGAGACCGCCGGCACCGCCAAGCCAAGCGCGACCGACGAACTTGCGAGGCTCTCGGAGACCAAGGCCAAGGGCGACCTCACAGACGAGGAATTCCAACGCGCCAAGGAGAAGATCCTGCACTGA
- a CDS encoding ribonuclease BN has translation MAGTLWSQLTAIDFFGHSFQLAALAFLCFFPFLIVITAAVGRDAAAVVAGWLGLDRPAAQAVASLFTPGQGQGTLTVPSAFLLVLGAVAVASVLQGWYQKVFDVPARGWRDIRTQLYWLAALLTYGVAQTAVGRTLGGPVLQSLVGFAFATSFWWWSMHTLLAGAVRWPALFPAALVTGACWTGLGVFSSHYFSSAIVANQQKYGPIGIVMIILSWLVAVGVVIHLGAVVGRLYLDRHARP, from the coding sequence GTGGCGGGCACGCTGTGGAGTCAGCTCACCGCGATCGACTTTTTCGGTCACTCGTTCCAACTGGCCGCCCTGGCATTCCTGTGCTTCTTCCCGTTCCTCATCGTCATCACTGCGGCTGTAGGCCGCGACGCCGCCGCTGTGGTCGCCGGCTGGCTGGGGCTGGACCGACCAGCCGCGCAAGCCGTGGCGTCCCTGTTTACGCCCGGTCAGGGACAAGGCACACTCACGGTGCCGAGCGCCTTCCTGCTGGTCCTCGGGGCTGTGGCTGTCGCCAGCGTCCTACAGGGCTGGTACCAGAAGGTTTTCGACGTCCCGGCACGAGGCTGGCGGGACATCCGTACGCAGCTGTACTGGCTCGCGGCACTGCTCACATACGGTGTAGCGCAGACGGCCGTGGGCAGAACACTCGGCGGGCCAGTACTGCAGAGCCTGGTCGGCTTCGCCTTCGCGACGTCGTTCTGGTGGTGGAGCATGCACACACTGCTGGCTGGAGCCGTGCGATGGCCCGCCCTCTTTCCGGCAGCCCTGGTCACAGGTGCCTGCTGGACAGGCCTGGGAGTCTTCTCCTCCCACTACTTCTCCTCGGCAATCGTGGCCAACCAGCAGAAGTACGGCCCCATCGGCATCGTCATGATCATCTTGTCCTGGCTGGTGGCGGTGGGCGTAGTCATCCACCTGGGAGCGGTGGTCGGCCGCCTGTATCTCGACCGCCATGCACGACCATGA